The Hydrogenophaga crocea genome contains a region encoding:
- the cysM gene encoding cysteine synthase CysM translates to MQYPTIEDAIGRTPLVALQRIGAAENQARGNVILAKLEGNNPAGSVKDRPALSMIRRAEERGDIKPGDTLIEATSGNTGIALAMAAAIKGYRMVLIMPEDLSIERAQTMKAFGAELILTPKSGGMESARDLADKMEADGKGRVLDQFANPDNPRIHYETTGPELWEQTGGRITHFVSAMGTTGTITGVSRFLKEKNPAVRIVGAQPSEGSRIPGIRKWPQEYLPKIYDPKAVDELIYVTQGDAEDMARRMAREEGIFGGISAAGALWTALQVSRQVENATIVFVVCDRGDRYLSTGVFPA, encoded by the coding sequence ATGCAATACCCCACCATCGAAGACGCGATCGGCCGCACGCCGCTGGTCGCGCTGCAGCGCATCGGTGCTGCGGAAAACCAGGCGCGCGGCAACGTCATCCTGGCCAAACTCGAAGGCAACAACCCCGCCGGTTCGGTGAAAGACCGGCCCGCGCTGTCCATGATCCGCCGCGCCGAAGAGCGCGGCGACATCAAGCCCGGTGACACGCTGATCGAGGCCACCTCGGGCAACACCGGCATCGCGCTCGCCATGGCCGCGGCCATCAAGGGCTACCGCATGGTGCTCATCATGCCGGAGGATCTGTCCATCGAACGCGCCCAGACCATGAAGGCCTTCGGCGCCGAGCTCATCCTCACGCCCAAGAGCGGCGGCATGGAATCGGCGCGCGACCTGGCCGACAAGATGGAAGCCGATGGCAAGGGCCGCGTGCTCGACCAGTTCGCCAACCCCGACAACCCGCGCATCCACTACGAAACCACCGGTCCCGAGCTGTGGGAGCAGACCGGCGGGCGCATCACGCACTTCGTGAGCGCCATGGGCACCACGGGCACCATCACCGGCGTGTCGCGTTTTCTCAAGGAAAAGAACCCCGCGGTGCGCATCGTGGGCGCCCAGCCCAGCGAAGGCTCGCGCATCCCGGGCATCCGCAAGTGGCCGCAGGAATACCTGCCCAAGATCTACGACCCCAAGGCCGTGGACGAGCTGATCTACGTGACCCAGGGCGACGCCGAAGACATGGCGCGCCGCATGGCACGCGAAGAAGGCATCTTCGGCGGCATCTCGGCCGCGGGCGCGCTCTGGACCGCGCTGCAGGTCTCGCGCCAGGTCGAGAACGCCACCATCGTCTTCGTGGTCTGCGACCGCGGCGATCGTTATCTCTCGACCGGCGTGTTCCCGGCCTGA
- a CDS encoding CDP-6-deoxy-delta-3,4-glucoseen reductase, which yields MTFTITVQPSGRSFSATSDESLLAAGIRQGIGLPYGCKDGACGSCKCKLLSGSVVHGPHQSKALSADEEAAGYILTCCGSAQSDVVIESRQVTEVGAFPIKKMPARVSSLSRASHDVMVLRLQLPASDTFQYRAGQYVEFILRDGDRRSYSMANAPHTQAEQPGLELHLRHMPGGKFTDQVFSTMKEKDILRIEGPFGSFFLREESDKPMILLASGTGFAPIKAIVEHMRFKGINRPATLYWGGRRPGDLYQSAWIEEQLAAMPNLRYVPVVSNAEPEDAWTGRTGFVHRAVLEDHADLSGFEVYACGAPIVVESAKRDYVAQAGLPEECFHADSFTSAADKV from the coding sequence ATGACATTCACCATCACCGTGCAGCCCAGCGGCCGCAGCTTCTCCGCCACCTCCGACGAGTCCCTGCTGGCCGCCGGCATCCGCCAGGGCATCGGCCTGCCCTACGGCTGCAAGGACGGCGCCTGCGGCTCCTGCAAGTGCAAGCTGCTCTCGGGCAGCGTGGTCCACGGCCCTCACCAGAGCAAGGCCCTGAGCGCCGACGAAGAGGCCGCGGGTTACATCCTCACCTGCTGCGGCAGCGCGCAGAGCGACGTGGTGATCGAGTCCCGCCAGGTGACCGAGGTCGGCGCCTTCCCGATCAAGAAGATGCCCGCGCGCGTGAGCAGCCTCAGCCGCGCCTCGCACGACGTGATGGTGCTGCGCCTGCAACTGCCTGCGAGCGACACCTTCCAGTACCGCGCCGGCCAGTACGTGGAGTTCATCCTGCGCGACGGCGACCGCCGCAGCTACTCGATGGCCAACGCGCCGCACACCCAGGCCGAACAGCCGGGTCTCGAACTGCACCTGCGCCACATGCCGGGCGGCAAGTTCACCGACCAGGTCTTCAGCACGATGAAGGAGAAGGACATCCTGCGCATCGAAGGGCCGTTCGGCAGCTTCTTCCTGCGCGAGGAGAGCGACAAGCCCATGATCCTGCTGGCCTCGGGCACGGGCTTCGCGCCCATCAAGGCCATCGTCGAACACATGCGCTTCAAGGGCATCAACCGCCCGGCCACGCTCTACTGGGGCGGCCGCCGCCCCGGCGACCTGTACCAGAGCGCCTGGATCGAGGAGCAGCTCGCGGCCATGCCGAACCTGCGCTACGTGCCGGTGGTGTCCAACGCCGAACCCGAAGACGCCTGGACCGGCCGCACCGGCTTCGTGCACCGCGCGGTGCTCGAAGACCATGCCGACCTCAGCGGTTTCGAGGTCTATGCCTGCGGCGCGCCCATCGTGGTGGAATCGGCCAAGCGCGACTACGTGGCGCAGGCCGGCCTGCCCGAAGAGTGCTTCCACGCCGACTCGTTCACGAGCGCCGCCGACAAGGTTTGA
- a CDS encoding COX15/CtaA family protein yields MDAAQPLVDLAPITRMMLLGIVIALGPLLWIGLKHRSASPAQRLRVLTLVTLFLTFDLVLFGAFTRLTDSGLGCPDWPGCYGAASPIGAHADISAAQSAMPTGPVTFSKAWIEMIHRYLATGVGVLIIVLAVGSWIERRRIHVHWVWPVVTLVWVCLQGAFGALTVTMKLFPAIVTMHLLGGLVLLALLRAQSVAYRLGEPGSPGPVALSPAQRWALVGAFALLWLQIALGGWVSTNYAVLACREFPTCQGSWWPPMNLREGFTLWRELGSNRVGEAITFPALTAIHYVHRLMAYAVFALLLALAWALWRVPGMARFARVLLALCAWQFFTGLSNVVLDWPLLAAVSHTGGAAALVIAFTGALASSRAQVSR; encoded by the coding sequence ATGGACGCCGCCCAACCCCTGGTCGACCTCGCGCCGATCACGCGCATGATGCTGCTCGGCATCGTGATCGCGCTCGGCCCGCTGCTGTGGATCGGCCTCAAGCACCGCAGCGCCAGCCCCGCGCAGCGCCTGCGCGTGCTCACGCTGGTCACGCTCTTCCTCACCTTCGATCTCGTGCTGTTCGGCGCCTTCACGCGCCTGACCGACTCGGGCCTGGGCTGCCCCGACTGGCCCGGCTGCTACGGCGCGGCCAGCCCGATCGGCGCGCACGCCGATATCTCGGCCGCGCAATCGGCCATGCCCACCGGCCCGGTCACGTTTTCCAAGGCCTGGATCGAAATGATCCACCGCTACCTCGCCACCGGCGTGGGCGTGCTCATCATCGTGCTCGCGGTGGGCAGCTGGATCGAGCGCCGCCGCATCCATGTGCACTGGGTGTGGCCGGTGGTCACGCTGGTGTGGGTCTGCCTGCAGGGTGCGTTCGGCGCGCTCACGGTGACCATGAAGCTCTTTCCCGCCATCGTCACCATGCACCTGCTCGGCGGCCTGGTGCTGCTGGCGCTGCTGCGCGCGCAGTCGGTGGCCTACCGCCTCGGCGAACCCGGCAGCCCGGGGCCGGTGGCCCTGAGCCCGGCGCAGCGCTGGGCCCTGGTGGGCGCCTTCGCGCTGCTGTGGCTGCAGATCGCGCTCGGCGGCTGGGTCAGCACCAACTATGCGGTGCTCGCGTGCCGCGAATTCCCCACCTGCCAGGGCAGCTGGTGGCCGCCCATGAACCTGCGCGAGGGCTTCACGCTGTGGCGCGAGCTCGGCAGCAACCGCGTGGGCGAGGCCATCACCTTCCCTGCGCTCACCGCCATCCACTACGTGCACCGGCTCATGGCCTACGCGGTGTTCGCGCTGCTGCTCGCGCTCGCGTGGGCGCTGTGGCGCGTGCCCGGCATGGCGCGTTTCGCGCGTGTGCTGCTGGCCCTGTGCGCCTGGCAGTTCTTCACCGGCCTGAGCAACGTGGTGCTCGACTGGCCCCTGCTGGCGGCGGTGAGCCACACCGGCGGCGCCGCCGCGCTGGTGATCGCCTTCACCGGCGCCCTTGCGTCCTCGCGCGCCCAGGTGTCCCGATGA
- a CDS encoding SURF1 family protein has product MSRVRFVVVSVATALTMAATASLGLWQLDRAAQKTALEASIRARADLPAWGNGELLAAPDRSAALYRPVRLQGRWLPQHNVFLENRQMDGRTGFFLVTPLRLSGSEQTVLVQRGWVPRDFNDRLRVPAVDTPAGEVRVQGRLAPPPGRLYQFGEAGTGPIRQNIELAAYRLETGLPLLELSVQQTGDDEGPLRRHWPLPATDVQKHHGYAFQWFALCTLVAGLYLWFQIIQPRRKSNRRNGPEDAR; this is encoded by the coding sequence ATGAGCCGGGTCCGCTTCGTCGTCGTGAGCGTGGCCACGGCGCTCACCATGGCCGCCACCGCCTCGCTCGGGCTGTGGCAGCTCGACCGCGCCGCCCAGAAGACCGCGCTCGAGGCCTCGATCCGCGCCCGCGCCGACCTGCCGGCCTGGGGCAACGGCGAGCTGCTCGCGGCGCCCGACCGCAGTGCCGCGTTGTACCGCCCGGTGCGCTTGCAGGGCCGCTGGCTGCCGCAGCACAACGTGTTCCTCGAGAACCGGCAGATGGACGGGCGCACCGGCTTTTTCCTCGTGACGCCGCTGCGCCTGTCGGGCAGCGAGCAGACCGTGCTGGTGCAGCGCGGCTGGGTGCCACGCGACTTCAACGACCGGCTGCGCGTGCCCGCGGTCGACACGCCCGCGGGCGAGGTGCGCGTGCAAGGCCGGCTGGCCCCGCCGCCCGGGCGGCTTTACCAGTTCGGCGAGGCCGGCACCGGACCCATCCGGCAAAATATCGAGCTCGCCGCCTACCGGCTCGAAACCGGCCTGCCGCTGCTGGAACTCTCGGTCCAGCAAACCGGCGACGATGAAGGCCCGCTGCGCCGCCACTGGCCGCTGCCCGCCACCGACGTGCAGAAGCACCACGGATATGCCTTCCAGTGGTTCGCGTTGTGCACGCTGGTGGCCGGCCTCTACCTCTGGTTCCAGATCATCCAACCCCGTCGCAAGAGCAATCGCCGCAATGGCCCAGAAGACGCCCGATGA
- a CDS encoding sulfurtransferase TusA family protein, with product MAADRELDARGLNCPLPILKAKKALADMLSGQTLKVVATDAGSVRDFQAFAKQTGNLLVHQETVGGDHISVLKRR from the coding sequence ATCGCCGCTGACCGAGAACTCGATGCCCGGGGCCTGAACTGCCCGCTGCCCATCCTCAAGGCCAAGAAGGCCCTGGCCGACATGCTCAGCGGCCAGACGCTCAAGGTCGTGGCCACCGACGCCGGCTCCGTGCGCGATTTCCAGGCCTTCGCCAAACAGACCGGCAACCTGCTGGTGCACCAGGAAACCGTGGGCGGCGACCACATCTCGGTGCTCAAGCGCCGGTGA
- a CDS encoding twin transmembrane helix small protein, with amino-acid sequence MKYVVIVAFVAILGSLAAALVYMMRGGVQDEGEAPRQRRMARALAFRVGFSVLLFLVVLVAYFMGWIQPTGLPLQR; translated from the coding sequence ATGAAATACGTGGTGATCGTGGCCTTCGTGGCCATTCTCGGCAGTCTCGCGGCGGCCCTCGTGTACATGATGCGCGGCGGCGTGCAGGACGAAGGCGAAGCCCCGCGGCAGCGGCGCATGGCAAGGGCGCTGGCCTTCCGCGTGGGCTTCTCGGTGCTGCTGTTCTTGGTGGTGCTGGTGGCGTACTTCATGGGCTGGATCCAGCCGACGGGCCTGCCGCTGCAGCGCTGA
- the cyoE gene encoding heme o synthase, translated as MSTAPLPMPSTWRQFHALTKPRVIQLIVFCALIGMVLAVPGLPSWAQVRLAAIACFGIWLVAGAAAAFNCVVEQHIDAKMKRTAWRPTAKGELTNPQTLTFSALLCAAGSAILWFAVNPLTMWLTFATFVGYAVIYTVILKPLTPQNIVIGGASGAMPPVLGWAAMTNTVAPEALILFLIIFLWTPPHFWALALYRVEDYRKSGLPMLPVTHGSEFTRLQILLYTLVLLAATLMPFMMRMSGWFYLVSALALGIGFCGYAFALWRTYSDALARKTFRFSLIHLSLLFAALLIDHYLPW; from the coding sequence ATGAGTACCGCTCCCCTGCCCATGCCTTCGACCTGGCGCCAGTTCCACGCGCTCACCAAGCCGCGCGTGATCCAGCTCATCGTGTTCTGCGCCCTGATCGGCATGGTGCTCGCCGTTCCCGGCCTGCCCAGCTGGGCCCAGGTGCGGCTGGCGGCCATCGCCTGCTTCGGCATCTGGCTCGTGGCCGGTGCGGCCGCGGCCTTCAACTGCGTGGTCGAGCAGCACATCGACGCGAAGATGAAGCGCACCGCGTGGCGTCCCACCGCCAAGGGCGAGCTGACCAACCCGCAAACGCTCACGTTCTCGGCACTGCTGTGCGCAGCGGGTTCGGCCATCCTGTGGTTCGCGGTGAACCCGCTCACCATGTGGCTCACCTTCGCCACCTTCGTGGGTTATGCGGTGATCTACACCGTGATCCTCAAGCCGCTCACGCCGCAGAACATCGTGATCGGCGGGGCTTCGGGCGCCATGCCGCCGGTGCTGGGCTGGGCCGCCATGACGAACACGGTCGCGCCCGAGGCGCTGATCCTGTTCCTCATCATCTTTCTCTGGACGCCGCCGCACTTCTGGGCGCTCGCGCTCTACCGCGTCGAGGACTACCGCAAGTCCGGCCTGCCCATGCTGCCGGTCACGCACGGCTCCGAATTCACGCGCCTGCAGATCCTGCTCTACACGCTCGTGCTGCTGGCGGCCACGCTCATGCCCTTCATGATGCGCATGAGCGGCTGGTTCTACCTGGTGAGCGCGCTGGCGCTGGGCATCGGCTTCTGCGGCTACGCGTTTGCGCTCTGGCGAACCTATTCCGACGCGCTGGCTCGAAAGACCTTCCGCTTTTCGCTCATCCACCTGTCGCTGCTGTTCGCGGCGCTGCTGATCGACCACTACCTGCCATGGTGA
- a CDS encoding NAD(P)-dependent oxidoreductase, producing MDVLLVDPLVPEALAWLQERYQVVYQPELADDPVALRQAVAEARAIVVPPHVIVSAEFLEHAQNLQMVARMQISSDNTDLEACSRRGIRVLQARSATVRSNAEYLLYGLLMLYRRGMVSALLGRKLAQVRMGRELAGSTVGLLGLAPVAHTLAPMLRSLGVRVIGYDPAVHHAAELWDKLGVEPVPLPELMERSDAISLQMVYASRFKGWINERLLNHCKPGQLWVGVSRSALFDQEALALALCDGRIDACLLDGANPQFAAPGSPLHGIPNLHLTPRLGSHTREAKLRASWYLARRIHETLSPEDARRDHNSSDFAALDSTGFPESGDPQAATPSQWASLAALDRD from the coding sequence ATGGACGTCCTGCTTGTCGACCCGCTGGTGCCCGAGGCCCTGGCGTGGCTGCAGGAGCGCTACCAGGTCGTCTACCAACCCGAACTCGCTGACGACCCTGTCGCCCTGCGGCAGGCCGTGGCCGAAGCGCGCGCCATCGTGGTGCCGCCACACGTGATCGTCTCGGCCGAGTTCCTCGAGCACGCGCAGAACCTGCAAATGGTCGCGCGCATGCAGATCTCCAGCGACAACACCGATCTCGAGGCCTGCTCGCGCCGCGGCATCCGCGTGCTGCAGGCGCGCAGCGCCACGGTGCGCTCCAACGCCGAATACCTGCTCTACGGCCTGCTCATGCTGTACCGCCGCGGCATGGTGAGCGCGCTGCTGGGCCGCAAGCTCGCGCAGGTGCGCATGGGCCGCGAACTCGCGGGCAGCACCGTGGGCCTGCTGGGCCTGGCGCCCGTGGCCCACACCCTGGCGCCCATGCTGCGCAGCCTGGGCGTGCGCGTGATCGGCTACGACCCGGCCGTGCACCACGCGGCCGAGCTCTGGGACAAGCTCGGTGTGGAGCCCGTGCCCCTGCCCGAGCTCATGGAGCGCTCCGACGCGATCTCGCTGCAGATGGTCTATGCCTCGCGCTTCAAGGGCTGGATCAACGAGCGCCTGCTCAACCACTGCAAGCCCGGCCAGCTCTGGGTCGGCGTGAGCCGCAGCGCGCTGTTCGACCAGGAGGCTCTGGCGTTGGCGCTGTGCGACGGCCGCATCGACGCCTGCCTGCTCGACGGCGCCAACCCGCAGTTCGCCGCACCGGGCTCGCCGCTGCACGGCATTCCCAACCTGCACCTCACGCCGCGCCTGGGTTCGCACACGCGCGAGGCCAAGCTGCGCGCGAGCTGGTACCTGGCGCGCCGCATCCACGAAACGCTCTCGCCCGAAGACGCGCGCCGTGACCACAACAGCAGCGATTTCGCCGCGCTCGACAGCACGGGCTTTCCCGAGTCGGGCGATCCGCAGGCGGCCACGCCCTCGCAGTGGGCGTCGCTGGCGGCGCTGGATAGGGACTAG
- a CDS encoding Bug family tripartite tricarboxylate transporter substrate binding protein, with amino-acid sequence MINRRHALALATAALALPSWAQARTTRIVVPFAAGGPIDVTARILADAVKDTLGTVIIENRPGAGGNIGVSQVAKAAPDGLTLGIATTASHGINPWLFKQLPYDPAKDFAPVTQMLRVPNVLVMNADTAQRLKIASVPDLIRYAKANPGRLNYGSGGNGSAGHLAGELFKNQAGIFAVHIPYNGGNPAQLGLLSGQVDFNFDNLATAAANIRAGKLKALAVTTAQRSSVMPDVPTVAEALPGFEIDTWWGLVAPAGTPPELVVQLNAAFNKALQSADVKAKFAALMAEPTPTTPQAFGDFMARERAKYERVVKLSGAKVD; translated from the coding sequence ATGATCAACCGCCGCCATGCCCTGGCCCTGGCCACCGCCGCCCTCGCCCTGCCCTCGTGGGCCCAGGCGCGCACCACACGCATCGTGGTGCCCTTCGCGGCCGGCGGCCCGATCGACGTGACCGCGCGCATCCTGGCCGACGCGGTGAAAGACACGCTGGGTACCGTGATCATCGAGAACCGGCCCGGTGCGGGCGGCAACATCGGCGTGAGCCAGGTGGCCAAGGCCGCGCCCGACGGCCTCACGCTGGGCATCGCCACCACGGCTTCGCACGGCATCAACCCCTGGCTGTTCAAGCAACTGCCCTACGACCCCGCGAAAGACTTCGCGCCCGTGACGCAGATGCTGCGCGTGCCCAACGTGCTCGTGATGAACGCCGACACCGCGCAGCGCCTGAAGATCGCCAGCGTGCCCGACCTGATCCGCTACGCCAAGGCCAACCCGGGCCGGCTCAACTACGGCTCGGGCGGCAACGGCAGCGCGGGCCACCTCGCGGGCGAGCTGTTCAAGAACCAGGCCGGCATCTTCGCGGTGCACATCCCGTACAACGGCGGCAACCCGGCGCAGCTCGGCCTGCTCTCGGGCCAGGTCGATTTCAACTTCGACAACCTCGCCACCGCCGCGGCCAACATCCGCGCGGGCAAGCTCAAGGCCCTGGCCGTGACCACCGCGCAGCGCAGCAGCGTGATGCCCGACGTGCCGACCGTGGCCGAGGCCCTGCCCGGCTTCGAGATCGACACCTGGTGGGGGCTGGTGGCGCCCGCGGGCACGCCGCCCGAACTGGTGGTGCAGCTCAACGCGGCGTTCAACAAGGCGCTGCAATCCGCCGACGTGAAGGCCAAGTTCGCGGCCCTCATGGCCGAACCCACGCCCACCACGCCGCAGGCCTTCGGCGATTTCATGGCGCGCGAGCGCGCCAAGTACGAGCGCGTGGTCAAGCTCAGCGGCGCGAAGGTGGACTGA
- a CDS encoding SCO family protein, which translates to MVNTLSRRRLVLAAAGSLALAACSESPKAFKAIDITGADYATGFSLTDHNGQKRTLADFKGKAVVVFFGFTQCPDVCPTSMAELAQAKQMLGPDGERLQGLFITVDPERDTPEVMKQYVANFDPSFLALYAAPGELEAVAKSFKVYYKKVEGKTPTSYTMDHSAGSYVYDPQGRIRLYHRYGSGAQALADDLKILLKG; encoded by the coding sequence ATGGTGAACACCCTCTCGCGCCGCCGCCTGGTGCTCGCGGCCGCCGGCTCGCTTGCCCTGGCTGCGTGCTCCGAATCGCCCAAGGCCTTCAAGGCGATCGACATCACCGGCGCCGACTACGCCACCGGCTTCTCGCTCACCGACCACAACGGCCAGAAGCGCACGCTCGCCGACTTCAAGGGCAAGGCGGTGGTGGTGTTCTTCGGCTTCACGCAGTGCCCCGACGTGTGCCCCACGTCCATGGCCGAACTCGCGCAGGCCAAGCAGATGCTCGGCCCCGATGGCGAGCGGCTGCAGGGCCTGTTCATCACCGTCGACCCCGAGCGCGACACGCCCGAAGTGATGAAGCAGTACGTGGCCAACTTCGATCCGAGCTTTCTCGCGCTGTACGCGGCACCGGGCGAGCTCGAGGCCGTGGCCAAGAGCTTCAAGGTCTACTACAAGAAGGTCGAAGGCAAGACGCCCACGAGCTACACCATGGACCACTCCGCGGGCAGCTACGTGTACGACCCGCAGGGCCGCATCCGCCTGTACCACCGCTACGGCAGCGGCGCACAGGCGCTGGCCGACGACCTGAAGATCCTGCTGAAGGGCTGA
- a CDS encoding SCO family protein encodes MAQKTPDEPLTLTVHSLPTPDRGDAERAAATRSGRWKMFLILLVCAAPVIASYFTYYVIRPEGRRNYGELIEAQPLLPALATTDAQGRPVPLTALKGQWLLLSVADSACDAACEKHLYLQRQLRETLGREKDRLDWVWLRTGAAELREPLRAATAAATVLHVGDAAALAQWLQPAPGQRLEDHLYVVDPMGHFMMRFPANIDPSRAKRDLDRLLRASSSWDKPGREN; translated from the coding sequence ATGGCCCAGAAGACGCCCGATGAACCCCTGACGCTGACGGTGCACAGCCTGCCCACGCCCGACCGCGGCGATGCCGAGCGCGCCGCGGCCACCCGCAGCGGGCGCTGGAAGATGTTCCTCATCCTGCTGGTGTGCGCCGCGCCCGTGATCGCCTCGTACTTCACCTACTACGTCATCCGCCCCGAGGGCCGGCGCAATTACGGTGAACTCATCGAGGCGCAGCCGCTGCTGCCCGCGCTCGCCACCACCGACGCGCAGGGCCGCCCGGTGCCGCTCACCGCACTCAAGGGGCAATGGCTGCTGCTCAGTGTGGCCGACAGCGCCTGCGACGCGGCCTGCGAGAAGCACCTCTACCTGCAACGCCAGCTGCGCGAAACCCTGGGCCGCGAGAAAGACCGGCTCGACTGGGTGTGGCTGCGCACCGGCGCGGCCGAACTGCGCGAGCCGCTGCGCGCCGCCACGGCCGCGGCCACCGTGCTGCACGTGGGCGATGCCGCGGCGCTGGCGCAATGGCTGCAGCCGGCCCCGGGCCAGCGCCTCGAGGACCACCTCTACGTGGTCGACCCGATGGGCCACTTCATGATGCGCTTCCCCGCCAACATCGACCCCTCGCGCGCCAAGCGCGACCTCGACCGCCTGCTGCGCGCGTCCTCGTCGTGGGACAAGCCGGGCCGCGAGAACTGA
- a CDS encoding SDR family oxidoreductase, which yields MPFLGALPARFRRERVLIVGCGDVGLRAARELGAAQGRRARVIALTSSPGRADELRGAGLTPLVGNLDEPASLRRLAGLASRVLHLAPPPSQDMSDWRMDTRTRALVRVLAQRTPPLSLVYGSTTGVYGDRGGAWTSESQPVRPHTPRAARRVDAEDRVRWLGRALSVRASILRIPGIYANDRAGGTPRERLLRGTPVLRPEDDVYTNHVHADDLARACALALWRGRAQRVVHAVDDTELRMGDYFDLAADVYGLPRPPRVARDAAQDQLPLMLLSFMGESRRLRNHRLKQELRLRLRYPTVAQGLRA from the coding sequence ATGCCTTTTCTCGGAGCCTTGCCCGCACGCTTTCGCCGTGAACGGGTGCTGATCGTGGGTTGTGGCGACGTCGGCCTGCGGGCCGCGCGCGAACTCGGCGCGGCCCAGGGCCGGCGCGCGCGCGTGATCGCGCTCACCTCGAGCCCGGGCCGCGCCGACGAACTGCGCGGCGCGGGCCTCACGCCGCTGGTGGGCAACCTCGACGAGCCGGCCAGCCTGCGCCGTCTCGCGGGCCTGGCCTCGCGCGTGCTGCACCTGGCGCCCCCGCCCTCGCAGGACATGAGCGACTGGCGCATGGACACCCGCACGCGCGCCCTGGTGCGGGTGCTCGCGCAGCGCACACCGCCGCTGTCGCTGGTGTATGGCTCCACCACCGGCGTCTACGGCGACCGCGGCGGCGCCTGGACCAGCGAATCGCAGCCCGTGCGGCCGCACACGCCGCGCGCCGCGCGCCGCGTCGACGCCGAAGACCGCGTGCGCTGGCTGGGCCGCGCCCTGTCGGTGCGCGCGAGCATCCTGCGCATTCCGGGGATTTACGCCAACGACCGCGCGGGCGGTACGCCGCGCGAGCGCCTGCTGCGCGGCACGCCGGTGCTGCGGCCCGAAGACGACGTCTACACCAACCACGTGCACGCCGACGACCTGGCGCGTGCCTGCGCGCTCGCGCTCTGGCGCGGCCGCGCGCAGCGCGTGGTGCACGCGGTGGACGACACCGAGCTCAGGATGGGCGACTACTTCGACCTCGCGGCCGACGTGTACGGCCTGCCGCGCCCGCCGCGCGTGGCGCGCGATGCGGCCCAGGACCAGTTGCCGCTGATGCTGCTGAGCTTCATGGGCGAGTCGCGCCGGCTGCGCAATCACCGGCTCAAGCAGGAGCTGCGGCTGCGCCTGCGTTACCCCACGGTGGCGCAGGGCTTGAGGGCCTGA
- a CDS encoding NUDIX hydrolase, translating to MAGDFRFCPQCATPLQPVTQLEDGGEKQRLRCTACDYTHWNNPTPVLAAIVELDGQVLLARNAAWQGRFFGLITGFMEAGETPEDGIRREIAEETALQTEALSLVAVHDFQRMNQVIITYHARCRGQVRLSPELAEYRLLAPEQVRCWRAGTGLALAQWLLSRGITPTFLDDTPNARAA from the coding sequence ATGGCCGGCGACTTCCGCTTCTGCCCGCAGTGCGCCACGCCGCTGCAGCCCGTCACGCAGCTCGAAGACGGCGGCGAGAAGCAGCGCCTGCGTTGCACGGCCTGCGATTACACGCACTGGAACAACCCCACGCCGGTGCTCGCGGCCATCGTCGAGCTCGACGGCCAGGTGCTGCTGGCGCGCAACGCCGCCTGGCAGGGGCGCTTTTTCGGGCTCATCACCGGCTTCATGGAGGCCGGCGAAACGCCCGAGGACGGCATCCGGCGCGAGATCGCCGAAGAGACCGCGCTGCAGACCGAGGCCTTGTCGCTGGTGGCGGTGCACGATTTCCAGCGCATGAACCAGGTCATCATCACCTACCATGCGCGTTGTCGCGGCCAGGTGCGCCTGTCGCCCGAGCTCGCCGAATACCGGCTGCTGGCGCCCGAACAGGTGCGTTGTTGGCGGGCCGGCACCGGTCTGGCCCTGGCACAGTGGCTTTTGTCACGCGGCATCACCCCGACATTCCTGGACGACACGCCGAACGCGCGTGCCGCCTAA